The following coding sequences lie in one Sphingopyxis macrogoltabida genomic window:
- a CDS encoding SDR family oxidoreductase: MALAEPFAVDHPFLPADTFKDDVILVTGGGTGLGKAMAQMFARHGGRIAIASRKEEHRAAGVAAIEALGGVAIGVALDIRDPDQVKRAFDEIEAALGPVTILINNAAGRFMAPAEDITPNGWRAVTQIVLDGTFFCSQELHRRRVAAGGTGAILNIGATFAWTGGPGSAHSAAAKAAVTNLTQTLGVEWAIDGVRINTIAPGYFPHDDTAAHMKGDWSGEEKRAKQMPAGRVGRLQELAWSAVFLCSPYASYITGHTLVVDGANWLRHRASSAPDFVPVREWARKRPGG, from the coding sequence ATGGCGCTTGCCGAACCCTTTGCCGTCGATCATCCGTTTCTGCCCGCCGACACGTTCAAGGACGATGTTATCCTCGTGACGGGGGGCGGCACCGGGCTCGGTAAGGCGATGGCGCAGATGTTTGCGCGCCATGGAGGCCGGATCGCGATTGCGAGCCGCAAGGAAGAGCATCGCGCGGCGGGGGTCGCGGCGATCGAGGCGCTCGGCGGCGTGGCCATCGGGGTGGCGCTCGACATTCGCGACCCCGATCAGGTGAAGCGTGCCTTTGACGAAATCGAAGCCGCGCTGGGGCCGGTCACGATCCTGATCAACAACGCCGCCGGTCGCTTCATGGCGCCCGCCGAGGACATCACGCCCAATGGTTGGCGCGCGGTCACCCAGATCGTTCTCGATGGCACGTTTTTCTGTTCGCAGGAACTCCACCGGCGCCGGGTGGCCGCCGGCGGCACCGGTGCCATCCTGAACATCGGCGCGACTTTCGCATGGACTGGTGGCCCCGGCTCGGCGCATTCGGCGGCAGCGAAGGCCGCGGTCACCAATCTTACCCAGACGCTTGGCGTCGAATGGGCGATCGACGGGGTGCGGATCAACACGATCGCGCCCGGCTATTTCCCGCATGACGATACCGCTGCCCATATGAAGGGCGACTGGTCGGGCGAGGAAAAGCGGGCGAAGCAGATGCCGGCGGGCCGCGTCGGCCGGTTGCAGGAACTCGCCTGGTCGGCTGTCTTCCTTTGTTCGCCCTATGCCTCCTACATCACGGGCCATACGCTGGTGGTGGACGGCGCGAACTGGCTGCGTCACCGCGCATCGAGCGCGCCGGATTTCGTCCCCGTCCGCGAATGGGCCAGGAAAAGACCGGGCGGCTGA
- a CDS encoding acyl-CoA dehydrogenase family protein: protein MNLLPTEEQQQIVDMVRGFLADNAPLDRLRPDKFGQIGNPDAALWPKMAELGILGLGVPEDGGGLGLSAVEEALTYIEFGRALVSVGVLGATLGAHLAARHAPDVAVAIMGGSTAVGLATPRGTVEHSEGGFSGEFHLIEADEAEFVLLLTSEAIALFRKEDFTDRSERLSMDSHMRLMRARLDDSKALRWSSVKDGIDHARANLLIAAYATGLAEVALAGAVDYAKVREQFGKPIGSFQAIKHKCADMAIAAEVASCQVSFASVILAKDSEESRFHALAARIVAVDAALKNGATGIQVHGAIGFTAEVEAHLFVKRAHLIDFIGGDQRVQKGQFIGADAVM, encoded by the coding sequence ATGAATTTGCTTCCCACCGAAGAACAGCAGCAAATCGTCGACATGGTGCGCGGCTTTCTTGCCGACAACGCGCCCCTCGATCGTCTCCGTCCCGACAAGTTCGGCCAGATCGGCAATCCCGATGCGGCGCTCTGGCCAAAGATGGCCGAACTCGGCATCCTCGGCCTCGGTGTGCCCGAAGACGGCGGCGGTCTCGGTCTGTCTGCGGTCGAAGAGGCGCTGACGTACATCGAGTTCGGGCGAGCGCTCGTCTCCGTCGGCGTGCTCGGCGCGACGCTCGGCGCCCATCTTGCCGCACGCCATGCTCCCGATGTTGCTGTGGCGATCATGGGCGGAAGCACAGCGGTCGGGCTGGCGACGCCGCGCGGGACCGTCGAGCACAGCGAAGGCGGGTTTTCGGGCGAGTTCCATCTGATCGAGGCCGATGAGGCCGAATTTGTGCTGCTGCTGACCAGCGAAGCGATCGCCCTGTTCCGCAAGGAGGACTTTACCGACCGGAGCGAGCGGCTCAGCATGGACAGTCATATGCGGCTGATGCGCGCACGGCTGGACGACAGCAAGGCGCTCCGCTGGTCTTCGGTCAAGGACGGCATTGATCATGCGCGCGCCAATCTGCTGATCGCGGCCTATGCTACCGGGCTTGCAGAAGTGGCGCTTGCGGGGGCGGTCGATTATGCGAAGGTCCGCGAACAGTTCGGCAAGCCGATCGGCTCCTTCCAGGCGATCAAGCATAAATGCGCAGACATGGCGATCGCCGCCGAAGTCGCCTCCTGTCAGGTCTCGTTTGCTTCGGTAATCCTTGCGAAGGACAGCGAGGAATCGCGATTTCATGCGCTCGCGGCGCGCATCGTCGCGGTCGACGCTGCGCTCAAGAATGGCGCGACGGGGATCCAGGTCCATGGTGCGATCGGCTTCACCGCCGAGGTCGAGGCGCATCTGTTCGTCAAGCGCGCCCATCTGATCGATTTTATCGGGGGCGATCAGCGCGTCCAGAAAGGGCAGTTCATTGGCGCCGACGCCGTTATGTAA
- a CDS encoding SDR family NAD(P)-dependent oxidoreductase, with translation MSNDKFDLTGKVAIIVGGTQGMGLKIAEMFAASGAKIMISSRTAADTEAVAKSLNERFGKGEEIAAACAADMTIKDQLQSVVDATVAKFGKVTTLVASPTVRPFFGSSLDTPDEELDAQYLYVFKSRFWIASMCIREMQKAGEGSIIFIGSGSAFEATSERSVYSCIRAAEAKLIQNFAAEFGQENIRANIISPGLIDSSGAQALFQDPAVTKTFTERLPMKRAGTTREIASVATFLASEASSFTTGAIVPVDGGRNLHAQPNKLTDKFTPDKDDRHRS, from the coding sequence GTGAGCAACGACAAGTTCGACTTGACGGGCAAGGTCGCCATCATCGTCGGCGGAACGCAGGGCATGGGCCTGAAGATCGCGGAGATGTTCGCGGCCAGCGGCGCGAAAATCATGATCAGCAGCCGGACCGCAGCCGACACAGAGGCCGTCGCCAAATCGCTTAACGAACGGTTCGGCAAAGGCGAGGAGATCGCTGCGGCCTGCGCAGCCGACATGACGATTAAGGACCAGCTTCAATCGGTCGTCGATGCCACGGTGGCCAAGTTCGGCAAAGTGACGACGCTGGTCGCATCACCCACCGTGCGCCCCTTCTTCGGATCGTCGCTCGATACACCCGACGAAGAACTCGACGCCCAGTATCTCTATGTATTCAAGAGTCGTTTCTGGATCGCAAGCATGTGTATTCGCGAAATGCAGAAGGCCGGAGAAGGGTCGATCATCTTCATCGGATCGGGCTCGGCGTTCGAGGCGACGTCCGAGCGATCAGTCTATTCGTGCATCCGCGCGGCGGAGGCCAAGCTGATCCAGAATTTCGCCGCGGAGTTTGGACAGGAAAATATCCGGGCGAATATCATCTCGCCCGGCCTCATCGATTCGAGCGGCGCGCAGGCGTTGTTCCAGGATCCCGCCGTCACCAAAACCTTCACCGAACGGCTGCCGATGAAACGTGCCGGCACGACCCGAGAAATCGCGTCGGTTGCGACCTTCCTGGCAAGCGAGGCGAGTTCCTTTACAACCGGCGCCATCGTGCCGGTCGACGGCGGCCGCAACCTGCATGCGCAGCCGAACAAGCTCACCGACAAATTCACACCCGACAAGGACGACCGCCACCGCAGTTGA
- a CDS encoding nuclear transport factor 2 family protein, protein MNAAEDELAIRSLAAAYTDAVNRRDGEGMAAVYAEDGILHSPAAGEPLQGIEKLRKRFKRLVEVEREFLMQLTHSGVVALDGDRATARWWFSEIKRPTGGAFEMIFGVYQDEIVRTPAGWRFARRTVDAPLRWELPSPPQSFGPLPAFLPLTGLPTP, encoded by the coding sequence GTGAACGCAGCCGAAGACGAACTGGCGATCCGCAGTCTTGCCGCGGCCTATACCGATGCGGTCAACCGGCGTGACGGCGAAGGGATGGCGGCGGTTTATGCCGAGGACGGCATCCTCCATTCACCCGCCGCGGGTGAACCGCTCCAAGGTATCGAAAAGCTGCGCAAGCGCTTCAAGCGGCTGGTCGAGGTCGAACGCGAGTTCCTGATGCAGCTCACCCATTCGGGGGTGGTCGCGCTCGATGGCGACCGCGCGACCGCGCGCTGGTGGTTCAGCGAGATCAAGCGGCCGACGGGTGGCGCGTTCGAAATGATCTTCGGCGTCTATCAGGATGAGATAGTGCGGACGCCGGCCGGCTGGCGCTTCGCCCGGCGAACGGTCGACGCGCCGCTGCGCTGGGAATTGCCGAGCCCGCCGCAAAGCTTTGGCCCGCTTCCAGCCTTCTTGCCGCTGACAGGGCTTCCCACGCCATGA
- a CDS encoding SDR family NAD(P)-dependent oxidoreductase, translated as MSETGLDLSGQVAIITGGGGGIGRACALRLADFGADIVVADIFPERNAEVCDRVRERGRKALGVATDMMDTAQIAAMVTKAEGEFGRIDILVNNVGGVAHKMFADQGERSWRRHIDINFVSFLAATSAVIPIMVKGGRGGSIVGISSIEGTRAAPGYAVYAACKAAMINFTQSMALELSDDAIRVNTVSPDHTVTPGGRGNRSGPVDPSTWVQRSPEAQEAMNRLIPLGREGVDIECGDAVAFLCSSMARYITGINLPVDGGTAAAAGWQRTPSRQWTQIQGQARG; from the coding sequence ATGAGCGAGACCGGGCTCGATCTAAGCGGACAGGTCGCGATCATCACCGGCGGCGGCGGCGGGATTGGCCGCGCCTGCGCGCTCCGGCTTGCCGATTTCGGTGCCGACATCGTCGTCGCCGATATTTTCCCCGAGCGAAACGCTGAAGTCTGCGATCGCGTCCGCGAGCGGGGCCGCAAGGCCCTGGGGGTCGCGACCGACATGATGGACACGGCCCAGATCGCAGCGATGGTCACAAAGGCTGAGGGCGAGTTCGGTCGTATCGACATTCTTGTCAACAATGTCGGCGGCGTCGCACACAAGATGTTTGCCGATCAGGGCGAGCGCAGCTGGCGGCGGCACATCGACATTAACTTCGTCAGCTTTCTTGCTGCCACCTCGGCGGTTATCCCGATCATGGTGAAGGGTGGACGCGGGGGTTCGATCGTCGGCATTTCCTCGATCGAAGGCACGCGGGCTGCACCGGGCTATGCGGTTTATGCTGCGTGCAAGGCTGCGATGATCAATTTCACGCAATCGATGGCGCTTGAATTGTCGGACGACGCGATTCGCGTCAACACCGTGTCGCCGGATCACACGGTCACCCCGGGCGGGCGCGGCAATCGCAGCGGTCCCGTCGATCCTTCAACCTGGGTCCAGCGCAGTCCCGAGGCCCAGGAGGCGATGAACCGGCTGATCCCGCTCGGCCGTGAAGGCGTCGATATCGAGTGCGGCGATGCGGTTGCCTTTTTATGCTCGTCGATGGCGCGATATATCACGGGCATCAACCTGCCCGTCGACGGCGGCACTGCCGCTGCCGCCGGATGGCAGCGCACCCCTTCGCGTCAATGGACCCAGATTCAGGGGCAGGCGCGCGGGTGA
- a CDS encoding AMP-binding protein — protein MQSRWRADGHWRDQTLDQAFEAAAGRHPDILLTIHAAGNPRSISLGDLRERGQALAGALHSLGLTAGDVVAMQLPNSIETALVYQAAAALGCIILPIVPIYGPHELGFVLRDARARILFVPDRWRHTDCVQRVRDIGNVPDLEAVVVIGDGDAGEYMPWGDFEQRAGAGIWPGVSADDPAFMVYTSGTTANPKGVLHSANTLLAEVWQSYPDQDPGSRVMSPYPAGHVAGALGVLAHAAAARRTILFETFDAEAAARYVGAERITHTAGTPFHYLALLDAADALGCDMGSLRACGTGGATVPESLVERAEAAGIHMFRRYGMSEHPTVTQGADGDPLHDRMTTDGRLRPGVEVRIVDDHGNDVETGQEGEVATRGPDMFLGYSDPAIDAAAWLPGCWFLSGDIGRLDEAGLLAITDRKKDIIIRGGENISSREVEELLLRIPGVREAAAVGYPDERLGERICAYLIVDARLDLDLAAIDAAFRRFGAARQKTPERVILAQDLPRTPAGKIKKAELRRELREVASP, from the coding sequence TTGCAATCACGATGGCGCGCCGACGGCCATTGGCGAGACCAGACGCTCGATCAAGCCTTCGAAGCCGCTGCGGGTCGCCATCCCGACATTCTGCTGACCATCCATGCCGCCGGAAATCCGCGCTCCATTTCGCTTGGGGACTTGCGCGAGCGCGGGCAGGCGCTCGCGGGGGCGCTGCACAGCCTCGGACTGACGGCCGGCGACGTCGTGGCGATGCAGCTTCCCAATTCGATCGAGACGGCGCTCGTCTATCAGGCCGCGGCGGCGCTCGGCTGTATCATCCTGCCGATCGTTCCGATTTACGGACCGCACGAGCTCGGTTTCGTGCTGCGCGACGCGCGCGCGAGAATCCTGTTCGTGCCCGACCGGTGGCGACACACCGACTGCGTCCAGCGCGTCCGGGACATCGGCAACGTGCCTGATCTCGAGGCGGTCGTCGTCATCGGTGACGGCGATGCTGGCGAATATATGCCCTGGGGCGATTTCGAACAGCGGGCAGGGGCAGGCATCTGGCCTGGCGTCAGCGCGGACGATCCGGCCTTCATGGTCTATACGTCGGGGACGACCGCCAATCCAAAGGGCGTGCTCCACAGCGCCAACACGCTCCTGGCCGAGGTGTGGCAAAGCTATCCCGATCAGGACCCCGGCAGCCGCGTCATGTCGCCCTATCCCGCGGGCCATGTCGCGGGCGCGCTCGGCGTGCTCGCGCACGCAGCTGCGGCGCGGCGAACGATATTGTTCGAAACCTTCGATGCCGAGGCGGCCGCCCGCTATGTCGGCGCCGAGCGCATAACCCACACTGCGGGAACCCCCTTTCACTATCTTGCCCTGCTCGACGCCGCGGACGCGCTTGGCTGCGACATGGGGTCGCTGCGCGCGTGCGGTACCGGGGGCGCGACCGTCCCCGAGTCGCTGGTGGAGCGCGCCGAAGCCGCCGGAATCCACATGTTCCGTCGCTACGGGATGAGCGAGCACCCGACCGTCACGCAAGGCGCGGATGGCGATCCCCTGCACGACCGCATGACGACCGATGGCCGGTTGCGGCCGGGTGTCGAGGTCCGGATCGTCGACGACCATGGCAACGACGTCGAGACGGGACAAGAGGGCGAAGTCGCGACGCGCGGCCCCGACATGTTCCTCGGCTACAGCGACCCCGCGATCGACGCCGCTGCCTGGCTGCCCGGCTGCTGGTTTCTGTCGGGCGACATCGGACGTCTCGACGAGGCAGGCCTCCTTGCCATCACCGATCGCAAAAAGGACATCATCATTCGCGGCGGCGAGAATATCTCTTCGCGTGAGGTCGAGGAATTGCTGCTCCGGATCCCCGGGGTTCGCGAGGCCGCCGCCGTGGGCTATCCCGACGAGCGGCTTGGCGAGCGCATCTGTGCCTATTTGATTGTCGACGCCCGCCTCGACCTCGATCTGGCGGCCATCGACGCCGCGTTCCGGCGCTTTGGCGCAGCCCGGCAGAAGACGCCCGAACGGGTCATCCTCGCGCAAGATTTGCCGCGGACGCCGGCGGGAAAGATCAAGAAGGCCGAGCTGCGCCGCGAATTGCGCGAGGTCGCGTCGCCCTAG
- a CDS encoding SDR family NAD(P)-dependent oxidoreductase: MGLLDGKVAIVTGAGGGLGRAYAMLLAREGAKVVVNDYGVPSAGGDPVSDSANEVVREIVAAGGSAVANAADVGTMAGGQSIFETAISAFGRADILVNNAGILRDRTLIKMDEADWDDVMHVHLKGTFCVTKPVFAWMRENGGGVVVNTTSTSGLSGKFGQGNYGAAKGGVWGFSNTLTLEGQKYGIRVWTLAPAANTRLTEAVTDDAYKAVYTTDRVAEVVLYMVSSLSGDQTGKTIVAGGGIVREVRLERGPALVPDADFSARALAEAVEKGLVLLPRDEGPPSLMRA; the protein is encoded by the coding sequence ATGGGTTTGCTGGATGGTAAGGTAGCGATTGTGACCGGAGCGGGCGGCGGGCTCGGGCGGGCCTATGCCATGCTGTTGGCGCGCGAAGGCGCGAAGGTCGTGGTCAACGATTATGGCGTTCCCTCCGCCGGCGGGGATCCGGTGTCGGACAGCGCGAACGAAGTGGTGCGGGAGATCGTCGCGGCAGGTGGCAGCGCCGTCGCGAATGCCGCCGATGTCGGCACTATGGCGGGCGGCCAGTCAATTTTCGAGACCGCGATTTCTGCTTTTGGCCGCGCCGACATCCTCGTCAACAACGCCGGGATCCTGCGTGACCGGACTCTCATCAAGATGGATGAAGCCGACTGGGATGATGTCATGCACGTCCATCTGAAAGGCACTTTCTGCGTAACGAAGCCGGTTTTTGCCTGGATGCGCGAAAACGGCGGCGGCGTCGTCGTGAACACGACGTCGACCTCGGGTCTCTCGGGCAAGTTCGGACAGGGAAATTATGGCGCGGCAAAGGGCGGTGTCTGGGGTTTTTCGAACACATTGACGCTCGAAGGCCAGAAATACGGCATCCGCGTCTGGACACTCGCGCCCGCCGCCAACACGCGGCTGACCGAGGCCGTCACCGACGACGCTTACAAAGCCGTCTACACGACCGACAGGGTTGCCGAAGTCGTGCTGTACATGGTCAGTTCGCTGTCGGGTGATCAGACGGGCAAGACGATCGTCGCAGGCGGCGGCATCGTACGCGAGGTACGGCTCGAGCGCGGACCGGCGCTCGTTCCCGATGCCGATTTCTCGGCACGTGCACTGGCCGAAGCGGTCGAGAAAGGCCTGGTCCTGTTGCCGCGCGACGAAGGCCCGCCCAGCCTGATGCGCGCCTGA
- a CDS encoding NAD(P)H-dependent flavin oxidoreductase, translated as MAFRTRITEMLEIEHPIVQGGMQSVGYAELAAAVSNAGGLGILTALTQPTPVALSAEIERCRAMTDKPFGVNMTVFPTINAPDYRAYAQAIIDGGVKIVETAGTQAVREIWEMLKPHGVTILHKCTAVRHALSAERAGCDIISIDGFECAGHPGEDDIPGLILIPTAADKVKIPMLASGGFGDGRGLVAALALGAEGINMGTRFCATVEAPIHNNVKQAYIDNDERGSFLIFRNFKNTARVGKSPVSEEVVRRLSQPDAQFGDVQNLVAGAAGRELLRTGDLSKGVFWAGMVQGLIHDIPTCQQLIDRIIAEADTIVDQRLASLRG; from the coding sequence ATGGCTTTCAGGACACGCATCACCGAAATGCTCGAAATCGAGCATCCGATCGTCCAGGGCGGGATGCAGAGCGTCGGCTATGCCGAGCTTGCTGCGGCAGTGTCGAACGCCGGCGGGCTTGGCATATTGACTGCACTGACCCAGCCGACGCCCGTGGCGCTCAGCGCCGAGATCGAACGCTGCCGCGCGATGACCGACAAGCCGTTCGGGGTGAACATGACCGTCTTCCCGACGATTAACGCACCCGATTACAGGGCCTATGCACAGGCGATCATCGACGGCGGGGTCAAGATCGTCGAGACCGCGGGAACGCAGGCGGTGCGCGAAATCTGGGAGATGCTGAAACCGCATGGCGTCACCATCCTCCACAAATGCACCGCGGTGCGCCATGCGCTGTCGGCCGAGCGCGCGGGTTGTGACATCATCTCGATCGACGGGTTCGAATGCGCCGGCCATCCGGGCGAGGACGATATTCCGGGCCTGATCCTGATTCCAACCGCCGCCGACAAGGTGAAGATCCCGATGCTCGCGAGCGGCGGCTTCGGCGATGGCCGTGGCCTCGTCGCCGCGCTCGCTCTGGGTGCGGAGGGCATCAACATGGGCACGCGTTTCTGCGCCACCGTCGAGGCCCCGATCCATAACAATGTGAAGCAAGCCTATATCGACAATGACGAACGCGGCAGCTTCCTGATCTTCCGCAACTTCAAGAATACCGCACGCGTCGGCAAGAGCCCGGTCAGCGAGGAGGTGGTGCGCCGCCTGTCGCAGCCCGATGCGCAGTTCGGCGATGTCCAGAATCTGGTGGCAGGCGCGGCGGGCCGCGAATTGCTCCGGACCGGCGATCTGTCGAAAGGCGTGTTCTGGGCGGGCATGGTCCAGGGGCTGATCCACGACATCCCGACCTGCCAGCAATTGATCGACCGGATCATCGCCGAAGCCGATACGATCGTCGATCAGCGGCTCGCGTCGCTCCGGGGATAA
- a CDS encoding acyl-CoA dehydrogenase family protein has protein sequence MNLDYTAEDELFRAEAREWLDANVPREIRPPDGPGMRDFDLGWQRKQFEGGWAGVSWPVEYGGRGLSLTHQLIWYEEYAKAGGPNAELLFVGCNHAAPTIMARGTEEQKSYHLPKILSGEVAWCQGFSEPNNGSDLGGLKCRAEIVGDELVVNGSKIWTSSAHLADWQELLVRTDPAAPKHKGISWVICDMQTPGIELRPILIMTAPGHHHFNQVFYTDVRIPLSNVVGEVNDGWNVAMSTLGFERGTAGMLENIRYGAVVERLVDMARQRLGAGALENDDIGQRLAQLRAEVTAVRAMTYRIASRAAIAPPGSEASLARAFFSQLQQRIRRIALDIIGPDSIELPDDDPWIRPYLRTYSNTIAAGTSEIQRNIIGERVLGLPR, from the coding sequence ATGAATCTGGATTATACGGCCGAGGACGAACTATTCCGGGCCGAAGCGCGCGAATGGCTCGATGCGAATGTGCCGCGCGAGATCCGACCTCCCGATGGGCCGGGCATGCGCGATTTCGATCTTGGCTGGCAGCGCAAGCAGTTCGAAGGCGGCTGGGCCGGCGTGTCATGGCCGGTAGAATATGGCGGGCGCGGACTGTCGCTCACGCATCAGCTTATCTGGTACGAGGAATATGCCAAGGCTGGCGGACCCAACGCCGAGCTGCTGTTCGTCGGCTGCAACCATGCCGCCCCGACGATCATGGCACGCGGCACCGAAGAGCAGAAATCATATCATCTTCCGAAAATCCTGAGTGGCGAAGTCGCCTGGTGCCAAGGCTTTTCGGAACCCAATAACGGGTCGGATCTTGGCGGCCTGAAATGCCGGGCGGAGATCGTCGGGGACGAGCTTGTCGTCAACGGGTCGAAAATCTGGACAAGCTCGGCGCACTTGGCCGACTGGCAGGAACTGCTCGTTCGCACCGATCCGGCCGCGCCAAAGCATAAAGGGATCAGCTGGGTCATCTGCGATATGCAAACGCCGGGCATCGAGCTGCGCCCGATCCTGATCATGACCGCGCCGGGCCATCATCATTTCAACCAGGTTTTCTACACCGACGTGCGGATTCCGCTGTCGAACGTCGTTGGCGAAGTGAACGACGGTTGGAACGTCGCCATGTCGACGCTCGGGTTTGAGCGTGGCACCGCGGGTATGCTCGAAAATATCCGCTATGGCGCGGTCGTGGAGCGGCTGGTCGATATGGCGCGTCAACGGCTCGGCGCCGGTGCGCTCGAGAACGACGACATCGGCCAGAGGCTGGCGCAGCTTAGAGCCGAGGTTACTGCCGTTCGTGCCATGACCTACCGCATCGCTTCGCGCGCGGCGATCGCGCCGCCGGGTTCCGAAGCCTCGCTCGCGCGCGCCTTTTTCAGTCAGCTGCAGCAGCGGATCCGCCGTATTGCGCTCGACATCATCGGCCCGGACTCGATCGAGCTACCCGACGACGATCCCTGGATCCGCCCCTATTTGCGGACCTACAGCAACACGATTGCCGCGGGCACGTCGGAGATCCAGCGTAACATCATCGGCGAGCGCGTGCTCGGCCTGCCGCGATAA
- a CDS encoding MFS transporter, with translation MISTEMIEPLRQDLFRRIWTASLLSNTGRMIQGVGAGWAMVEMNGTPEQVALVQTALTLPITLFALPAGAIADIYDRRLVILFSIIASLVGSVLLSIAVFGGQVGPASLLIFTFLVGSGMALFGPSWQASVGEQVTPALLPSAIALNSVSFNVARSFGPAIGGVIVAWAGVAAAFIAAAVCYLPLIAVMILWKRAREIPRLPPERLIEATVAGLRYVLHSPRIRTPLWRTFSAAFAGTAIAALLPLIARDILHGDSRIFGLLLGAFGIGAVLGGLALASLRAKFSTEAIMRLCSLSLATMAVVVGSSHSQIVTSLALAVAGACWLISVAICNISIQLTAPRWVAGRTLATFQAATAGGIALGGWAWGRAATEIGLAGALYASAALLVLVALILGRWMPMPIVNVEDKEMSAQRKELSAALALTPRSGPIAVEIDYRIAPDRARQFYILVQELQRSRKRNGARSCSVARDIRDPWIWRERYVCATWLDFLRQRDRPTVKEAQIQKEVAALHAGPEAIRATIMLERPMGSVRWKEATPDHGLLPIAPSGVSTP, from the coding sequence ATGATCTCCACCGAAATGATCGAACCGCTCAGGCAAGACCTGTTCCGGAGGATCTGGACGGCAAGCCTGCTGTCCAACACCGGACGGATGATCCAGGGCGTGGGCGCCGGCTGGGCGATGGTCGAGATGAACGGCACTCCCGAACAGGTCGCGCTGGTACAGACCGCGCTCACCCTCCCGATCACGCTTTTCGCCCTGCCTGCCGGCGCCATTGCCGATATATATGACCGGCGCCTCGTCATTCTCTTCTCGATCATCGCATCGCTTGTCGGTTCGGTCCTGTTATCGATTGCGGTGTTCGGGGGGCAGGTCGGCCCCGCAAGCCTTCTGATTTTCACCTTCCTTGTCGGCAGCGGAATGGCGCTGTTCGGTCCGTCGTGGCAGGCGTCGGTCGGCGAACAAGTCACTCCGGCGCTGCTTCCCAGCGCGATCGCGCTCAACAGCGTCAGTTTCAATGTCGCGCGCAGCTTCGGCCCGGCGATCGGCGGCGTCATCGTCGCGTGGGCCGGCGTCGCCGCGGCGTTCATCGCCGCCGCCGTCTGCTATCTGCCATTGATCGCGGTGATGATCCTGTGGAAGCGCGCGCGGGAAATCCCGCGACTGCCACCTGAAAGGCTGATCGAAGCCACCGTCGCCGGGCTCCGCTATGTCCTGCACTCGCCGCGCATCCGGACGCCGTTATGGCGGACATTTTCGGCGGCCTTTGCCGGAACCGCGATTGCCGCCCTACTGCCGCTGATCGCACGGGACATATTGCACGGCGATTCCCGGATCTTTGGCCTGCTGCTTGGCGCGTTCGGGATCGGGGCCGTCCTCGGCGGTCTGGCGCTGGCTTCGTTGCGCGCGAAATTCTCGACCGAAGCGATCATGCGGCTTTGCAGCCTCAGCCTTGCGACGATGGCTGTCGTGGTCGGCAGCAGCCATTCCCAGATCGTCACCTCGCTCGCACTCGCAGTGGCGGGCGCGTGCTGGCTCATATCGGTGGCAATCTGCAATATCAGCATCCAGTTGACGGCGCCGCGCTGGGTTGCCGGGCGAACCCTCGCGACGTTCCAGGCCGCGACGGCCGGCGGCATCGCACTCGGTGGCTGGGCGTGGGGTCGGGCGGCAACCGAAATCGGACTCGCGGGCGCGCTTTATGCATCGGCCGCGCTTCTGGTTCTGGTGGCTTTGATCCTCGGTCGATGGATGCCGATGCCGATCGTCAATGTCGAAGACAAGGAAATGTCGGCGCAGCGAAAGGAGCTGTCCGCGGCGCTCGCGCTGACCCCGCGCAGCGGGCCGATCGCGGTCGAGATCGACTATCGCATCGCGCCGGACCGGGCGCGCCAGTTCTACATTCTGGTCCAGGAACTGCAGCGGAGCCGGAAGCGCAACGGCGCGCGCTCCTGCTCGGTCGCCCGCGACATTCGCGATCCGTGGATCTGGCGCGAACGTTATGTCTGCGCGACATGGCTCGATTTCCTCCGCCAGCGCGATCGGCCAACTGTCAAGGAAGCGCAAATCCAGAAGGAAGTCGCCGCCCTGCATGCGGGTCCCGAGGCGATCCGCGCAACGATCATGCTCGAACGCCCGATGGGGTCGGTTCGCTGGAAGGAGGCGACGCCCGACCATGGCCTCCTGCCGATCGCGCCATCGGGCGTATCGACGCCCTGA